Sequence from the Rhodoflexus caldus genome:
AGAAAATTGCTAAAACATAAGGCGTTGTACGGTTTTGATTTCCTCCGTAGTAATAGTATGCGGCATGGCAGGATAAACAACATGCGTAACCAATGACCCCATGCTTTCCATCAGCCGAGCTGAGGCTTCGGAGCGCTCGGCAGGTACGTGCGGGTCGCGATCGCTGTTGCCGATGAAAACAGGTGTGCCGTTGAAGTTGCCGCTGTATTTCTCGGGTTTCAGCACCTCACCAATCAAACCGCCTGTGAAGGCTGCCACGCCTGCATATTGTTGCGCAAATCGGGTGGCTACTTCCAAACTCAGGCAAGCCCCTTGCGAA
This genomic interval carries:
- a CDS encoding alpha/beta hydrolase; translation: MHNYQILEKGKPLHQAAKAIVLLHGRGASAKDIIGLADAFCDDSFYIAAPQATNHTWYPYSFLAPESQNEPWLSSAVATVKRLIDEISVRIPAENIYIMGFSQGACLSLEVATRFAQQYAGVAAFTGGLIGEVLKPEKYSGNFNGTPVFIGNSDRDPHVPAERSEASARLMESMGSLVTHVVYPAMPHTITTEEIKTVQRLMF